In Stenotrophomonas sp. ESTM1D_MKCIP4_1, a single genomic region encodes these proteins:
- a CDS encoding DUF2141 domain-containing protein — protein MIRTALTCSLLAGLLLAGAAQAADLTVNVHDVRAQTGTVRAALVSSDEAWNGKAAPAQAQQAHPQGDSLHFTFKDLPAGNYAVLLTHDENDNGKLDTNLVGMPVEGYGFSNNPQVMRKPTFEEARFAVPATGTAIDITLR, from the coding sequence ATGATCCGCACCGCCCTGACCTGCTCCCTGCTCGCTGGCCTGCTGCTGGCAGGCGCCGCCCAGGCCGCCGACCTGACCGTGAACGTGCACGATGTGCGCGCCCAGACCGGCACCGTGCGCGCCGCGCTGGTGTCTTCCGACGAGGCCTGGAACGGCAAGGCGGCACCGGCCCAGGCACAGCAGGCACACCCGCAGGGCGACAGCCTGCACTTCACGTTCAAGGATCTGCCGGCCGGCAACTATGCCGTGCTGCTGACCCACGACGAGAACGACAATGGCAAGCTCGACACCAATCTGGTCGGCATGCCGGTGGAAGGCTACGGCTTCAGCAACAACCCGCAGGTGATGCGCAAGCCGACTTTCGAGGAAGCCCGCTTCGCCGTGCCTGCCACCGGCACCGCCATCGACATCACCCTGCGCTGA
- a CDS encoding carotenoid oxygenase family protein has product MDRRRFLRTLISSTAGLALGATALRSAPAFANDPAQFAQGLQEHPWLLGWRGVSSETLGPATVQLQGRLPAGLAGTLYRNGPAWSERGTLRYDHWFDGDGMVHGWHFNGDGSLTHRARMVATPKFTREQKAGRFLYPAAGTSVPNAQAVRNNDDANVANTSVMALNGRVFALCESGSAFEVHPDSLETIGPVTWRPDLAALPFSAHPLVDRDGSVWNFGSISLMGGAGLLVWRIGKDGQLRSADVIATPGRGYLHAFTMTDQHLVFVLAPFDFNQSGGSFFERMQFAPQRAANIAVVSKDAPDKAQWFEAPFAAIYHFGDAHRSKDGIVVRAVRRDNMDEARSPMKEAMAGDGAHATNGHSSLVELHLDLRRGQARWQDTGISTVEFPLFDPRTPDSRAARLYAPTVDGASNTPYFNAVAAFDVERGRRQVWRYGSDIMAEEHVFVPRPGSRNPDDGWLVGTLLDPVNKRSGIAVLDARHVQDGPLAQAWLPYAVPLGFHGTFAAQG; this is encoded by the coding sequence ATGGATCGCCGCCGCTTCCTCCGTACCCTGATCAGCAGCACCGCCGGCCTGGCATTGGGAGCGACCGCGCTTCGCAGCGCCCCGGCCTTCGCCAACGACCCGGCGCAGTTCGCCCAGGGCCTGCAGGAGCACCCATGGCTGCTGGGCTGGCGCGGGGTGAGCAGCGAAACGCTGGGCCCGGCCACGGTGCAGCTGCAGGGGCGGCTGCCGGCCGGCCTGGCGGGTACGCTGTACCGCAACGGCCCGGCCTGGAGCGAACGCGGCACCCTGCGCTACGACCACTGGTTCGACGGCGACGGCATGGTGCACGGCTGGCACTTCAACGGCGATGGCAGCCTGACCCACCGTGCACGCATGGTGGCCACGCCCAAGTTCACCCGCGAACAGAAGGCCGGACGCTTCCTCTACCCGGCTGCCGGCACCAGCGTCCCCAACGCACAGGCAGTGCGCAACAACGACGATGCCAATGTGGCCAACACTTCGGTGATGGCGCTCAATGGTCGTGTGTTTGCATTGTGCGAATCCGGCTCTGCCTTCGAAGTGCACCCCGACTCGCTGGAAACCATCGGCCCGGTGACCTGGCGCCCGGATCTGGCAGCCCTGCCCTTCTCGGCACACCCGCTGGTGGACCGCGACGGCAGCGTCTGGAACTTCGGCTCGATCAGCCTGATGGGCGGTGCCGGCCTGCTGGTCTGGCGCATCGGCAAGGACGGGCAGCTGCGCAGCGCCGATGTGATCGCCACGCCGGGCCGCGGCTACCTGCACGCCTTCACCATGACCGACCAGCACCTGGTGTTCGTGCTGGCGCCGTTCGACTTCAACCAAAGCGGCGGCAGCTTCTTCGAGCGCATGCAGTTCGCCCCGCAGCGCGCGGCCAACATCGCGGTGGTGTCCAAGGATGCGCCGGACAAGGCGCAGTGGTTCGAGGCCCCCTTCGCGGCGATCTACCATTTCGGCGATGCACACCGCAGCAAGGACGGCATCGTGGTGCGCGCCGTGCGCCGCGACAACATGGACGAAGCCCGTTCGCCGATGAAGGAAGCGATGGCCGGTGACGGCGCCCACGCCACCAACGGCCACAGCAGCCTGGTGGAACTGCACCTGGACCTGCGCCGTGGCCAGGCGCGCTGGCAGGACACCGGCATCAGCACGGTGGAATTCCCGCTGTTCGACCCGCGCACGCCCGACAGCCGCGCGGCCCGCCTGTACGCACCGACCGTCGATGGCGCCAGCAACACGCCGTACTTCAACGCGGTGGCGGCCTTCGACGTGGAGCGTGGCCGCCGCCAGGTGTGGCGCTATGGCAGCGACATCATGGCCGAGGAGCATGTGTTCGTGCCCCGCCCCGGCAGCCGCAACCCGGACGATGGCTGGCTGGTCGGCACTCTGCTGGACCCGGTGAACAAGCGCAGCGGCATTGCCGTGCTGGATGCGCGCCACGTGCAGGATGGCCCTTTGGCGCAGGCGTGGCTGCCGTACGCGGTGCCGCTGGGTTTCCACGGAACGTTCGCCGCGCAGGGATGA
- a CDS encoding alkaline phosphatase yields the protein MLHIPARRWLCPSILTALAALTACQSSARPDAQAATATTESRPHNVIVMINDGAGWGTWDAAAYWQYGSREGAPYADFPQRLGVTTFPLNASGQPTRDDAQRIGYDPAKAWDATAVPAPDLPFVGYQYLAAVATDSAAAGTALSSGVKTYNNAINYNNDGQPVEFNTLRAKALGMATGVVTSVPFAHATPAAFAAQAESRNSYHQIAHQMLAQGHMDLVMGTGGPGYSVDGTPCVEGMGKVAAEGCQNPWEWVSQQDWQQLEAGTPIAGNPAGAWRLIRSKDDFAALADGRLPVDRPLIGVPRVANTLQQARQLPVVGRDAATPSGVKKIDSVPDLATMTRGALRFLQQRSPHGLFLMVEGGATDWAAHTSACGTEWHYGACTDQPQYGRLIEETVEFNDAVSAVVKWIEQNGGWDRTLLIITTDHDNSMPMGPNAQQVAFEPVRNHGRGQMPGMSFRPTGNHANGLVPLWAKGRGAELLGQRVRGVDAGYRQHVRWNDGSYIDNTDVAKAVQDALQR from the coding sequence ATGCTCCACATCCCCGCGCGACGCTGGCTGTGCCCGTCGATCCTGACTGCGCTGGCCGCACTCACTGCATGCCAGTCCTCCGCGCGTCCCGATGCGCAGGCGGCCACCGCTACAACTGAATCGCGCCCGCACAACGTCATCGTGATGATCAACGATGGCGCCGGCTGGGGCACCTGGGACGCGGCCGCATACTGGCAGTACGGCAGCCGCGAAGGCGCGCCCTACGCCGATTTCCCGCAGCGCCTGGGGGTCACCACGTTTCCGCTCAACGCCAGTGGCCAGCCCACCCGCGATGATGCGCAACGCATCGGCTACGACCCCGCCAAGGCCTGGGATGCCACGGCAGTTCCCGCACCGGACCTGCCGTTTGTCGGGTACCAGTACCTGGCGGCCGTGGCGACCGACAGTGCTGCCGCCGGCACCGCGCTGTCGTCCGGGGTGAAGACCTACAACAACGCCATCAACTACAACAACGATGGCCAGCCGGTCGAGTTCAATACCCTGCGTGCGAAGGCGCTGGGCATGGCCACCGGTGTGGTCACCTCGGTGCCGTTCGCGCATGCCACGCCCGCGGCATTTGCCGCGCAGGCCGAATCGCGCAACAGCTACCACCAGATCGCCCACCAGATGCTGGCCCAGGGCCATATGGATCTGGTGATGGGCACCGGTGGCCCGGGTTACAGCGTTGATGGCACGCCCTGCGTGGAGGGCATGGGCAAGGTTGCCGCCGAAGGCTGCCAGAACCCGTGGGAATGGGTATCGCAGCAGGATTGGCAGCAGCTGGAAGCGGGTACGCCGATCGCCGGCAACCCGGCCGGTGCCTGGCGCCTGATCCGCAGCAAGGACGACTTCGCTGCACTGGCTGACGGCCGCCTGCCGGTCGACCGCCCGCTGATCGGCGTGCCGCGCGTGGCCAACACCCTGCAGCAGGCGCGCCAGCTGCCAGTGGTCGGGCGCGATGCCGCCACGCCTTCGGGGGTGAAGAAGATCGACAGCGTACCGGACCTGGCCACCATGACCCGGGGTGCGCTGCGCTTCCTGCAGCAGCGTTCACCACATGGCCTGTTCCTGATGGTTGAAGGCGGTGCCACCGACTGGGCCGCGCACACCAGCGCCTGCGGCACTGAATGGCACTACGGCGCCTGCACCGACCAGCCGCAGTACGGCCGGTTGATCGAGGAAACTGTCGAGTTCAATGATGCGGTCTCGGCCGTGGTGAAGTGGATCGAACAGAACGGCGGGTGGGACCGCACGCTGCTGATCATCACCACCGACCACGACAACAGCATGCCCATGGGGCCGAACGCACAGCAGGTTGCGTTCGAGCCGGTGCGCAACCATGGCCGCGGGCAGATGCCGGGCATGAGCTTCCGCCCCACGGGCAACCATGCCAACGGCCTGGTGCCGTTGTGGGCCAAGGGCAGGGGCGCTGAACTGCTCGGCCAGCGCGTGCGTGGCGTCGATGCCGGCTATCGCCAGCACGTGCGCTGGAACGACGGCAGCTACATCGACAACACCGATGTGGCCAAAGCGGTGCAGGACGCCCTGCAGCGCTGA
- a CDS encoding transporter substrate-binding domain-containing protein codes for MPLSDHRATLAPQGYLRVAINLGNPVLAQGDARSPRGPSLELATTLAQRLGVQARFTCHAAAASVVAAAAEDGWDLAFLAVDPARADRIAFSAPYVEIEGTYLVREASDARTVADLDREGVRIAVGRGAAYDLYLSRELKHAHIERAETSAAAIALFDQQRLEAAAGVRQPLQAWAKAHPGHRVLADRFTAIQQAVAAPASRPADALQALFAEVEAIRQGPLLGEAFARAGQAVTLL; via the coding sequence ATGCCCTTGTCCGACCATCGCGCCACGCTGGCACCGCAGGGCTACCTGCGGGTAGCGATCAACCTGGGCAACCCGGTGCTGGCCCAGGGCGATGCACGATCACCCCGGGGACCGTCGCTGGAACTGGCCACGACCCTGGCGCAGCGACTGGGTGTGCAGGCACGTTTCACCTGCCACGCTGCCGCCGCGTCGGTCGTGGCTGCCGCCGCCGAGGATGGCTGGGACCTTGCTTTCCTGGCGGTGGATCCAGCACGCGCCGACCGCATTGCCTTCAGTGCGCCCTATGTGGAGATTGAAGGTACGTATCTGGTGCGCGAGGCCAGCGACGCACGCACGGTGGCCGACCTCGACCGCGAAGGGGTACGCATCGCGGTGGGCCGTGGTGCGGCCTATGACCTGTACCTGAGCCGCGAACTGAAGCACGCGCACATCGAACGTGCCGAGACCTCGGCGGCGGCCATCGCGTTGTTCGACCAACAGCGGCTGGAGGCTGCTGCGGGCGTGCGGCAACCGCTGCAGGCCTGGGCGAAGGCGCATCCCGGGCATCGGGTACTGGCGGACCGCTTCACCGCGATCCAGCAGGCCGTGGCCGCGCCGGCCTCGCGCCCGGCAGACGCACTGCAGGCGTTGTTTGCTGAAGTGGAGGCGATCCGGCAGGGGCCACTGCTGGGTGAAGCCTTTGCACGCGCCGGGCAGGCGGTGACGTTGTTGTAG
- a CDS encoding LysR substrate-binding domain-containing protein, which yields MIDIRPLRYFLAVAETLHFGRAAERLNVTQPPLSRQIAALEESLGVALLERDSRHVRLTAAGQRFQEDARAVMSALQQACHVARQVGAGELGELQVGFMMHAAHSSVPPLARRFIAAHPQVQLRLREALPMALLEGVRSGALDAGIGFAPASLRGLELLPLLEEPLCVVVPDTHRLARRRSVDVSVLEGEALITAPADVVPTLREAIEASFHAAGLQADVRMEVQLQQSIVSLVGEGLGIALVPASLRRMGMPGVAFLRLKDAPRVQQVVFWKSDNRNPVLPRFLDCVVDG from the coding sequence ATGATCGATATCCGTCCGCTGCGCTATTTCCTGGCCGTTGCCGAGACCCTGCACTTCGGTCGCGCCGCCGAACGGCTGAACGTTACCCAGCCACCGCTGAGCCGGCAGATTGCCGCGCTGGAAGAATCCCTTGGCGTTGCATTGCTGGAGCGCGACTCGCGCCACGTGCGCCTGACGGCGGCCGGCCAGCGCTTCCAGGAAGATGCGCGCGCCGTGATGAGCGCCCTGCAGCAGGCCTGCCACGTTGCGCGCCAGGTGGGTGCGGGCGAGCTGGGCGAACTGCAGGTGGGCTTCATGATGCATGCCGCACACAGTTCGGTGCCGCCGCTGGCGCGCAGGTTCATTGCCGCCCATCCGCAGGTGCAGCTGCGCCTGCGCGAGGCGCTGCCGATGGCGCTACTGGAGGGGGTGCGTTCGGGTGCGCTGGACGCCGGAATCGGCTTCGCCCCGGCGTCACTGCGTGGCCTGGAGCTGCTGCCGCTGCTGGAAGAACCACTCTGCGTAGTGGTCCCGGACACCCATCGTCTGGCCCGCCGCCGCAGCGTCGATGTAAGCGTCCTGGAGGGCGAGGCACTCATCACCGCGCCGGCCGACGTGGTACCGACCCTGCGCGAGGCCATCGAAGCGAGCTTCCATGCCGCAGGCCTGCAGGCCGATGTGCGGATGGAAGTCCAGCTTCAGCAGAGCATCGTCAGCCTGGTGGGCGAAGGCCTGGGCATTGCACTGGTGCCGGCTTCGTTGCGGCGCATGGGCATGCCGGGGGTCGCCTTCCTGCGCTTGAAGGACGCACCGCGTGTGCAGCAGGTGGTGTTCTGGAAGTCCGACAACCGCAACCCGGTGCTGCCGCGGTTCCTGGATTGCGTGGTGGATGGGTAG
- a CDS encoding NAD(P)H-dependent oxidoreductase, whose amino-acid sequence MRTLIVVAHPEPTSLTHAVAARIGAAIAVADARNTVSVADLAAEGFDPRFNAADVGLFKQVAAVPADVAAEHARLDAADTLVLVYPLYWWSFPALLKGWIDRVFTQGWAYADGADGKVEKKLQRLQVHLVGIGGAGAEMIERRGYGAAMKTQIDLGIFDYCGATVHSSTLLLDADSGQAAAHLQTAADIGRTIGTSAR is encoded by the coding sequence ATGCGCACCCTCATCGTCGTTGCCCATCCCGAACCCACTTCACTTACCCACGCCGTGGCTGCGCGCATCGGTGCCGCCATCGCCGTTGCCGACGCGCGCAACACGGTCAGCGTGGCCGATCTCGCCGCCGAAGGCTTCGACCCCCGCTTCAACGCCGCTGACGTCGGCCTGTTCAAGCAGGTGGCGGCGGTACCGGCCGACGTGGCCGCCGAGCATGCGCGGCTGGATGCCGCCGACACCCTGGTGCTGGTCTATCCGCTGTACTGGTGGTCCTTCCCGGCACTGCTGAAGGGGTGGATCGACCGCGTGTTCACCCAGGGCTGGGCCTATGCCGATGGCGCCGACGGCAAAGTGGAAAAGAAGCTGCAGCGCCTGCAGGTGCATCTGGTCGGTATCGGCGGTGCGGGCGCGGAGATGATCGAGCGGCGTGGCTACGGCGCAGCGATGAAGACGCAGATCGACCTGGGCATTTTCGACTATTGCGGTGCCACCGTGCATTCGTCCACGCTGCTGCTGGACGCCGACAGCGGGCAGGCGGCGGCGCATCTGCAGACCGCTGCCGACATCGGCCGTACCATAGGCACATCTGCCCGATGA
- a CDS encoding histidine kinase, with the protein MPSLLRHLMRPLSLAGMVTVLVVGLSFGGRPGAAQSLLLLGAFLLLFVLHGWAAVPTRVRGVAAILQTLLAVALIAHQPRVGTAPVLLVVLVAQLAEHWPPRFVLGVALLANLAEYAVLRQSGFTQPLLVVLLYGGFQAFAALTAHYSRSTALARDELARVNADLLATRALLADSARDAERLRLARELHDVAGHKLTAMRLNLRALAADPGLAGHEGLLTAEQLSGELLSDIRQVVQSMRDDRGLDLYTALHALAAPFPRPRLQLQIAEGVRVTNPRTAETVLRLVQEALTNAARHGEADTVWLTMTEEDSRLRIDIRDDGQRAERIREGNGISGMRERLAEVHGQLQLARTEQGGMHLIARLPA; encoded by the coding sequence ATGCCCAGCCTGCTCCGCCATCTGATGCGTCCCCTCAGCCTTGCCGGCATGGTCACCGTGCTGGTGGTTGGCCTGTCTTTTGGGGGCCGGCCCGGTGCGGCGCAAAGCCTGCTGCTGCTCGGCGCGTTCCTGCTGCTGTTCGTGCTCCACGGCTGGGCGGCAGTACCCACCCGCGTGCGTGGCGTGGCTGCCATCCTGCAGACGCTGCTGGCGGTGGCGCTGATCGCCCATCAGCCACGCGTGGGCACCGCACCGGTGCTGCTGGTGGTGCTGGTGGCGCAGCTGGCCGAGCATTGGCCGCCGCGTTTCGTGCTGGGCGTGGCGCTGCTGGCCAATCTGGCCGAGTACGCCGTACTGCGCCAGAGCGGGTTCACCCAGCCGCTGCTGGTGGTGCTGCTGTACGGCGGCTTCCAGGCCTTCGCCGCGCTCACCGCGCATTACTCGCGCAGCACGGCACTGGCCCGCGACGAGCTGGCGCGGGTCAATGCCGATCTGCTGGCCACCCGCGCCCTCCTGGCCGACAGCGCCCGCGATGCAGAGCGCTTGCGGCTGGCGCGCGAACTGCATGACGTGGCCGGGCACAAGCTCACCGCTATGCGCCTCAACCTGCGTGCGCTGGCCGCCGATCCAGGGCTGGCCGGGCACGAAGGGCTGCTGACTGCCGAACAGCTGTCCGGCGAACTGCTGTCCGACATCCGCCAGGTCGTGCAGTCCATGCGCGATGACCGCGGCCTGGACCTGTACACCGCCCTGCATGCGCTGGCCGCGCCGTTCCCGCGCCCGCGCCTGCAGCTGCAGATTGCTGAAGGCGTGCGGGTGACGAACCCGCGCACGGCCGAGACGGTGCTGCGCCTGGTGCAGGAAGCGTTGACCAATGCGGCACGGCATGGCGAAGCCGATACTGTGTGGCTGACGATGACAGAAGAGGATTCCCGGTTGCGTATTGATATCCGCGATGACGGCCAGCGCGCTGAGCGCATCCGTGAAGGCAATGGCATTTCCGGCATGCGCGAGCGCCTGGCCGAAGTGCATGGCCAGCTGCAGCTGGCCCGTACCGAGCAGGGCGGCATGCACCTGATCGCGCGGTTGCCGGCATGA
- a CDS encoding AEC family transporter, whose translation MLSVLAVVLPVFALIFAGWLARRSGALGPHSTGELNRFVVQLALPALLFDVVANAHWQQLWHPGFIASFGGATALVFAGTVVWRRRRGHALADASIDGLNAAYPNTGFVGFPLAVAALGKSALAPTLVATLLTVCLLFAVAIVLIEIGLQREQRLHHLLAKVARSLLRNPLLLAPVAGVLPMALGVSMPAPAETFLKLLGGAAAPCALIALGLFLGERRSPAPGSGRSALLLGTVKLLVHPLLVWLLATHVFALPAPLAHVAVLMAVLPTGTGPFMLAEFYRREASTTAATVLGTTLLSLLTVTAYLALLP comes from the coding sequence ATGCTGTCCGTCCTGGCCGTCGTCCTTCCCGTATTCGCATTGATCTTCGCCGGCTGGCTGGCCCGCCGCAGCGGCGCGCTCGGGCCGCACTCGACCGGCGAACTGAACCGGTTCGTGGTGCAGCTGGCGTTGCCGGCGCTGCTGTTCGACGTGGTCGCCAACGCGCACTGGCAGCAACTGTGGCATCCAGGATTCATCGCCAGCTTCGGAGGGGCGACGGCGCTGGTCTTCGCCGGCACCGTGGTGTGGCGGCGGCGCAGGGGGCACGCGCTGGCCGATGCCAGCATCGACGGACTCAACGCGGCCTATCCCAACACCGGCTTCGTCGGTTTCCCGCTGGCGGTGGCCGCGCTGGGCAAGTCGGCGTTGGCCCCGACGCTGGTGGCGACCCTGCTGACGGTGTGCTTGCTGTTCGCCGTTGCCATCGTGCTGATCGAGATCGGTCTGCAGCGCGAACAGCGCCTGCATCATCTGTTGGCCAAGGTAGCGCGATCACTGCTGCGCAACCCGTTGCTGCTTGCGCCCGTGGCCGGCGTGCTGCCGATGGCGCTGGGTGTGTCGATGCCGGCGCCGGCGGAAACCTTCCTCAAACTGCTGGGCGGTGCCGCTGCACCGTGCGCGCTGATCGCGCTGGGTCTGTTCCTTGGTGAGCGCCGCAGCCCGGCGCCGGGCAGTGGCCGCAGCGCGCTGCTGCTGGGCACAGTGAAGCTTCTGGTGCACCCGCTGCTGGTGTGGCTGCTGGCTACGCACGTGTTTGCATTGCCTGCGCCACTGGCGCATGTGGCGGTGCTGATGGCGGTGCTGCCCACCGGCACCGGACCGTTCATGCTGGCCGAGTTCTACCGCCGCGAGGCATCCACCACCGCCGCGACGGTGCTGGGGACGACGCTGCTGTCATTGCTGACCGTGACCGCTTACCTCGCGCTGCTGCCGTAG
- a CDS encoding TetR/AcrR family transcriptional regulator: protein MPTAATPTRRRMSREQRGRQLLEVAWALVGEEGTDALSLGRLAEAAGVTKPVAYDHFTTRNGLLAALYADYDQRQTAVFETRISAAPAQLGARAQAIASGYIDCVLSQGSDIQAILAALAGSPELRDVRHRYQQDFVDQCAQWLGPFATGGDVSVAGRWAILGAAEALSEAVAAGALLQPVAEAELQQLIIHTATRAQ, encoded by the coding sequence ATGCCCACCGCTGCCACGCCCACCCGCCGCCGGATGTCGCGCGAACAGCGCGGCCGCCAGTTGCTGGAGGTCGCCTGGGCACTGGTGGGTGAAGAGGGCACCGATGCGCTCAGCCTGGGCCGTCTGGCAGAGGCGGCCGGGGTGACCAAGCCGGTGGCCTACGATCACTTCACCACCCGCAATGGACTGCTGGCCGCGCTGTATGCCGACTACGACCAGCGGCAGACCGCCGTGTTCGAGACCCGCATCAGCGCGGCGCCGGCGCAGCTGGGCGCGCGCGCGCAGGCCATCGCATCGGGCTACATCGATTGCGTGCTGTCGCAGGGCAGTGACATCCAGGCGATCCTGGCCGCGCTGGCCGGCTCGCCCGAACTGCGTGATGTGCGCCATCGCTACCAGCAGGATTTCGTCGACCAGTGCGCGCAGTGGCTGGGCCCGTTCGCCACGGGCGGCGATGTATCCGTGGCTGGGCGCTGGGCAATCCTGGGGGCCGCCGAAGCGTTGTCCGAAGCCGTGGCTGCCGGCGCACTGCTGCAGCCAGTCGCCGAAGCGGAACTGCAACAGCTGATCATCCACACCGCCACTCGCGCCCAGTAG
- a CDS encoding response regulator transcription factor yields MSGAPIRVALADDQALVRAGLRALLQGLGVQVVLEAEDGQALLDALATQPVDVVLSDIRMPGLDGIEALRQLRARGDATPCLLLTTFDESELLLRASEAGAQGFLLKDAAPADLREAIERVAAGETLLLPVSTEPVRSRYRFHDEAPPSDTFGEREVAILRLLAGGYSNKEIARSLFLAEGTVKNYVSAILDKLGTRDRTRAVLKAITLRII; encoded by the coding sequence ATGAGCGGCGCACCGATCCGCGTCGCCCTGGCCGATGACCAGGCACTGGTCCGCGCGGGTCTGCGTGCGCTGCTGCAGGGGTTGGGTGTGCAGGTGGTGCTGGAGGCCGAGGATGGCCAGGCCCTGCTGGATGCACTGGCCACGCAACCGGTGGATGTGGTGCTCAGCGATATCCGCATGCCTGGTCTGGATGGCATCGAGGCGCTGCGCCAGCTGCGTGCACGCGGCGACGCCACGCCCTGCCTGCTGCTGACCACGTTCGATGAAAGCGAGCTGCTGCTGCGTGCCAGCGAAGCGGGCGCCCAGGGGTTCCTGCTGAAGGACGCGGCGCCGGCCGACCTGCGCGAAGCCATCGAACGCGTGGCTGCGGGCGAGACCCTGTTGCTGCCGGTCAGTACCGAACCGGTGCGCTCGCGCTATCGGTTCCATGACGAAGCACCGCCCAGCGATACCTTCGGCGAGCGCGAAGTGGCCATCCTGCGCCTGCTGGCTGGTGGCTACAGCAACAAGGAAATCGCACGCAGCCTGTTCCTGGCTGAGGGCACGGTGAAGAACTACGTATCCGCCATCCTCGACAAGCTGGGTACCCGCGACCGTACCCGTGCCGTGCTGAAGGCGATCACCCTGCGCATCATCTGA